The following are encoded together in the Scomber japonicus isolate fScoJap1 chromosome 20, fScoJap1.pri, whole genome shotgun sequence genome:
- the fam53b gene encoding protein FAM53B: MCVAMVIIYKKTLEKKGADDVTSKSTDLGSFQAQTMSQGTALFSCGLMETSRWGEVGHSCAIQQRPVGTSLESLWDVLPEVHKSSAHWGWDVGSTSSTITSLLQDLSLTEAASSHTTAPPSKRQCRSLSCSDELGGCRSTWRPQGSRVWTTVEKRRCHSGGSVQRGGAGGAQLCFPAMQRSSSFSLPARCNTLELPCFAQRLPYPSTFTCLTPSSSMPLSSEPSVQPLYLSHEQICVPEPHGPSPPSSPESTPELNRRGGQGGLARSRSQPCVLNDKKIGVKRRRPADTHKQRPSLDLAKMTQNLRNFHSLSCPGITGEDNCESCQALPTLRSTSQCDTDDSSMNERSLEDVQPLTKEGEITRNVPSDSTIEEADWNSTDGGEVTPGTTNGKDNAPLWAGLCSMKKDVYQLGGELDIEQIERN, translated from the exons AtgtgtgttgccatggtgatcaTCTACAAGaaaacactggaaaaaaaaggtGCTGATGATGTAACATCCAAAAGTACAGATTTGGGCTCG TTCCAGGCACAGACCATGAGCCAGGGGACTGCCCTTTTCTCCTGTGGACTCATGG AGACAAGCCGGTGGGGTGAGGTGGGTCACAGCTGTGCTATACAGCAGAGGCCAGTTGGGACCAGCCTGGAGAGCCTGTGGGACGTCCTGCCTGAGGTGCACAAGAGTTCTGCTCACTGGGGTTGGGATGTTGGCTCCACTTCTAGCACAATCACCAGCTTGTTGCAAGACCTCAGCCTGACTGAGGCCGCTTCTTCGCACACCACCGCACCCCCCAGCAAGCGCCAGTGCCGGTCCCTTTCTTGCTCAGATGAGCTCGGGGGCTGCCGTTCTACCTGGCGTCCTCAGGGCTCCCGTGTATGGACAACAGTGGAGAAGAGGAGGTGCCACAGTGGAGGTAGCGTCCAGCGCGGCGGTGCCGGGGGTGCTCAGCTCTGCTTCCCAGCCATGCAGCGCAGCTCCAGCTTCAGCCTGCCCGCTCGCTGCAACACCCTGGAGCTGCCCTGCTTCGCCCAGCGTCTCCCTTACCCCTCCACCTTCACCTGTCTGACACCCTCCTCATCCATGCCCCTATCCTCCGAGCCCTCAGTGCAGCCCCTCTACCTCTCTCATGAACAAATCTGCGTCCCTGAGCCTCATGGACCCTCTCCACCCAGCTCCCCCGAATCCACTCCAGAGCTTAATCGCCGCGGCGGACAGGGAGGTCTTGCCCGTAGCCGCTCACAGCCGTGCGTCCTCAACGATAAGAAGATTGGCGTGAAGCGCAGGAGaccagctgacacacacaaacagaggcCTTCTTTGGATCTGGCCAAGATGACCCAG AATCTTCGGAATTTCCACAGCCTTAGCTGCCCTGGAATCACAGGCGAAGATAACTGCGAGTCATGCCAGGCCCTCCCCACTCTCAGGAGCACCTCTCAGTGCGACACTGACGACTCGTCTATGAATGAACGCAGCTTGGAGGACGTTCAGCCTTTGACCAAAGAGGGTGAAATCACCAGGAACGTGCCATCGGACTCCACCATTGAGGAGGCAGACTGGAACTCCACAGATGGCGGTGAGGTGACGCCAGGGACAACCAACGGGAAGGACAACGCACCTCTGTGGGCAGGACTGTGTAGCATGAAGAAGGATGTGTATCAGCTTGGAGGCGAGCTTGACATTGAGCAAATTGAGAGGAACTGA